One part of the Acinetobacter sp. XS-4 genome encodes these proteins:
- a CDS encoding ABC transporter permease: protein MIEILQQYWQAYLWTDGLQMTGVAMTAWLLVLSIGIGFVLAVPLSLARVSENLWLRGPVWLFTYVFRGTPLYIQLLIIYSGIYSFDYIHEHQTLDAFFREGINCTILAFALNTSAYTTEIFAGAIRSIPHGEIEAAQAFGMSKWKLYTRIIIPSMLRRALPFYGNEVILMLHATTIAFTATVPDILKIARDVNAATYDTFNAFGIAAVLYAMLAFILIWIFRKLEKRWLAFLKPSNH from the coding sequence ATGATTGAAATCCTTCAACAGTATTGGCAGGCATACCTTTGGACTGATGGCTTACAAATGACTGGTGTCGCGATGACTGCTTGGTTATTGGTGCTTTCTATTGGTATTGGGTTTGTGCTTGCTGTGCCTTTATCACTTGCACGAGTATCTGAAAATCTTTGGTTGCGTGGTCCAGTTTGGTTATTTACCTACGTTTTTCGTGGCACACCACTGTACATCCAATTGCTGATTATTTATTCAGGCATTTACAGCTTTGATTACATCCATGAACATCAGACGCTCGATGCATTTTTTCGAGAGGGCATAAATTGCACCATTTTGGCATTTGCGCTCAATACTAGTGCATATACGACTGAAATCTTCGCTGGAGCGATTCGTTCTATTCCACATGGCGAGATTGAAGCCGCCCAAGCTTTTGGCATGTCAAAATGGAAACTCTACACACGTATTATTATTCCGTCGATGTTGCGCCGTGCTTTACCATTTTACGGTAACGAAGTCATTTTGATGTTGCATGCGACAACCATTGCATTTACAGCAACTGTTCCAGATATTTTAAAAATTGCGCGTGATGTAAATGCGGCAACCTATGACACCTTCAATGCTTTTGGGATTGCCGCGGTGTTATATGCGATGCTGGCATTTATTTTGATTTGGATATTTCGTAAGTTGGAAAAACGTTGGTTGGCATTTTTAAAGCCATCGAATCATTAG
- a CDS encoding LysR family transcriptional regulator, with protein MDLFHAMKVFNKVVETNSFSLAADSLGLPRASVTTTIQGLERHLQVRLLNRTTRKLSLTPDGAVYYERTARILADVEDVESTFHDSERGPRGRLRIDVKASIGRLILIPMLCDFHAKYPDIDLVIGMSDRPVDLVQDAVDCVIRIGQLKDSSLVARRIGTIQCVTVAAPRYLAEHGEPKVIDDLKKHQVVHYFNSRTGRNIDWDFMVDGEIHSVGVKGRVSVNDGDSYIDLAVQGFGLIQCPYYMVAKHLEDGTLKEVLTEWLPAPMPISVVYLQNRHLSPKVRVFVDWVAELFAGCQLLSGCSMLWDQKCEFASAKEHNHEYTIRTLVENENMAEAYTLKN; from the coding sequence GTGGATCTATTTCATGCCATGAAAGTATTTAACAAAGTTGTCGAAACAAATAGTTTCAGTTTAGCGGCTGATAGCTTAGGCCTACCGCGTGCTTCAGTGACTACAACCATTCAGGGTTTAGAGAGACATTTACAAGTTCGTTTATTGAACCGAACTACCCGTAAACTCAGTTTGACGCCAGATGGTGCTGTTTATTATGAACGTACTGCGCGAATTTTAGCCGATGTCGAAGACGTTGAATCGACTTTTCATGATTCGGAACGTGGACCACGAGGTCGACTACGTATTGATGTTAAAGCTTCAATTGGACGACTCATCCTTATTCCAATGCTTTGTGATTTTCATGCCAAATATCCTGATATTGATTTGGTGATTGGAATGAGTGATCGGCCGGTAGATCTGGTGCAAGATGCGGTCGACTGTGTCATTCGTATTGGTCAGTTGAAAGATTCAAGTTTGGTTGCTCGTCGTATTGGAACAATTCAGTGTGTGACGGTTGCTGCACCTCGTTACTTGGCGGAACATGGTGAACCGAAAGTCATCGATGATTTAAAAAAACATCAGGTTGTGCATTATTTTAATAGTCGTACCGGACGCAATATCGACTGGGATTTTATGGTTGATGGTGAGATTCATAGTGTTGGCGTGAAAGGTCGTGTTTCTGTCAACGATGGTGATTCATATATTGATTTGGCAGTACAAGGATTTGGCCTAATTCAATGTCCATATTATATGGTAGCGAAACATCTGGAAGATGGCACACTCAAGGAAGTACTTACTGAATGGTTGCCAGCACCAATGCCAATATCAGTTGTATATCTACAAAACCGTCATTTATCACCTAAAGTTCGTGTGTTTGTTGATTGGGTCGCTGAATTATTTGCAGGTTGTCAATTGTTGAGCGGTTGCTCAATGCTATGGGATCAGAAATGTGAATTTGCTAGTGCCAAAGAACATAACCATGAATATACCATTCGGACATTGGTTGAAAATGAAAATATGGCAGAAGCCTATACACTCAAAAATTAG
- the adeF gene encoding multidrug efflux RND transporter periplasmic adaptor subunit AdeF: MSFSRKQFALSAIFVAILATGGSFMFLHENADAKAAPTTAQQAATVDISNVISKTITDWQEYSGRLEAIDQVDIRPQVSGKLISVHFKDGSLVRKGELLFTIDPRPFEAELNRAQAQLASAEAQVTYTGSNLSRIQRLIQSNAVSRQELDLAENDARSASANLQAARAAVQSARLNLEYTRITAPVSGRISRAEVTVGNVVSAGNGAQVLTSLVSVSRLYASFDVDEQTYLKYISNQRNSAQVPVYMGLANETGFSREGIINSIDNNLDTTSGTIRVRATFDNPNGVLLPGLYARIRLGGGQPRSAILISPTAVGVDQDKRFVVVVDAKNQTAYREVKLGTQQDGLQIVNSGLQAGDRIVVNGLQRIRPGDPVTPHLVPMPNAQITASSTTPQPQPTEKTSTPAKG, translated from the coding sequence ATGTCATTTTCACGCAAACAGTTCGCGCTGTCTGCCATCTTTGTCGCCATTTTGGCAACGGGTGGCAGTTTTATGTTTTTACATGAAAATGCCGATGCAAAAGCTGCACCGACAACAGCCCAACAAGCTGCTACTGTTGATATTTCCAATGTCATCAGCAAAACCATTACCGATTGGCAAGAATATTCCGGTCGCTTAGAAGCCATTGATCAAGTCGATATTCGGCCTCAGGTTTCGGGTAAACTCATTTCCGTACACTTCAAAGATGGCAGTCTAGTTAGAAAAGGTGAGTTACTTTTTACCATTGACCCACGCCCTTTCGAAGCAGAACTAAATCGTGCCCAAGCTCAACTCGCTTCGGCTGAAGCACAAGTAACTTATACAGGTTCTAATCTTTCCCGTATTCAACGCTTAATTCAAAGTAATGCTGTATCACGCCAAGAATTAGATCTAGCTGAAAATGATGCGCGCTCAGCCAGTGCTAACCTGCAAGCCGCTAGAGCAGCCGTTCAATCTGCCCGTTTAAATCTTGAGTATACACGCATTACTGCACCAGTCAGTGGTCGAATTTCTCGTGCCGAAGTGACTGTAGGCAACGTGGTTTCTGCGGGTAACGGAGCACAGGTTTTAACAAGCTTAGTCTCTGTCTCTCGTCTCTATGCATCTTTCGATGTGGATGAACAAACTTACCTCAAATATATCAGTAATCAGCGTAATTCTGCACAAGTTCCTGTCTATATGGGGCTTGCCAATGAAACTGGGTTTTCTCGTGAAGGAATCATCAACTCAATCGACAATAACCTAGATACGACCTCAGGTACGATTCGCGTTCGCGCGACTTTCGATAATCCAAACGGAGTTTTATTACCGGGTTTATATGCTCGAATCCGTCTGGGCGGTGGTCAACCTCGTTCAGCAATTCTGATTAGTCCAACCGCAGTCGGGGTCGATCAAGATAAACGTTTTGTTGTTGTAGTTGATGCTAAAAACCAGACAGCTTACCGTGAAGTAAAACTTGGCACACAACAAGATGGCTTGCAAATCGTGAATAGTGGATTACAAGCGGGTGACCGTATTGTGGTGAATGGTTTACAGCGTATTCGTCCGGGTGACCCTGTTACCCCGCATCTTGTTCCAATGCCAAATGCACAAATCACTGCTAGTAGTACCACTCCTCAACCTCAGCCAACAGAAAAAACATCAACTCCGGCAAAAGGTTAA
- the adeG gene encoding multidrug efflux RND transporter permease subunit AdeG, producing MNISKFFIDRPIFAGVLSVLILLAGLLSVFQLPISEYPEVVPPSVVVRVQYPGANPKVIAETVASPLEESINGVEDMLYMQSQANSDGNLTITVNFKLGIDPDKAQQLVQNRVSQALPRLPEDVQRLGVTTLKSSPTLTMVVHLTSPDNRYDMTYLRNYAVLNVKDRLARLQGVGEVGLFGSGDYAMRVWLDPQKVAQRNLTATEIVSAIREQNIQVAAGTIGASPTNSPVQLSVNAQGRLTTEQEFADIILKTAPDGAVTRLGDVARVELAASQYGLRSLLDNKQAVAIPIFQAPGANALQVSDQVRSTMKELSKDFPSSIKYDIVYDPTQFVRASIKAVVHTLLEAIALVVVVVILFLQTWRASIIPLLAVPVSIIGTFALMLAFGYSINALSLFGMVLAIGIVVDDAIVVVENVERNIEAGLSPRDATYRAMREVSGPIIAIALTLVAVFVPLAFMTGLTGQFYKQFAMTIAISTVISAFNSLTLSPALAAMLLKGHDAKPDALTRIMNRVFGRFFALFNRVFTRASDNYGKGVSRVISHKASAMGVYAALLGLTVGISYIVPGGFVPAQDKQYLISFAQLPNGASLDRTEAVIRKMSDTALKQPGVESAVAFPGLSINGFTNSSSAGIVFVTLKPFDERKAKDLSANAIAGALNQKYSAIQDAYIAVFPPPPVMGLGTMGGFKLQLEDRGALGYSALNDAAQNFMKAAQSAPELGPMFSSYQINVPQLNVDLDRVKAKQQGVAVTDVFNTMQIYLGSQYVNDFNRFGRVYQVRAQADAPFRANPEDILQLKTRNSAGQMVPLSSLVNVTQTYGPEMVVRYNGYTSADINGGPAPGYSSSQAEAAVERIAAQTLPRGIKFEWTDLTYQKILAGNAGLWVFPISVLLVFLVLAAQYESLTLPLAVILIVPMGILAALTGVWLTGGDNNIFTQIGLMVLVGLACKNAILIVEFARELEMQGATAFKAAVEASRLRLRPILMTSIAFIMGVVPLVTSTGAGSEMRHAMGIAVFFGMIGVTLFGLFLTPAFYVLIRTLNSKHKLHSAAVHEAPLSNPHDH from the coding sequence ATGAATATTTCTAAATTCTTTATTGATCGGCCAATCTTTGCTGGTGTCTTATCAGTACTGATTTTACTCGCTGGTCTACTTTCAGTATTCCAGTTACCGATTTCTGAATATCCAGAAGTTGTTCCCCCCTCTGTGGTGGTACGCGTTCAATATCCGGGTGCGAACCCAAAAGTGATTGCTGAAACTGTTGCCTCTCCGCTTGAAGAGTCGATCAACGGCGTAGAAGACATGCTGTATATGCAATCTCAGGCAAACAGTGACGGTAACTTAACCATTACAGTGAACTTTAAGCTCGGTATCGACCCTGACAAAGCTCAACAATTGGTTCAAAACCGTGTGTCGCAAGCATTGCCCCGTTTACCCGAAGACGTACAGCGTTTAGGTGTCACCACTTTAAAAAGCTCGCCTACATTAACCATGGTTGTGCATCTGACTTCGCCAGATAATCGCTATGACATGACCTACTTGCGTAACTACGCGGTGCTTAACGTAAAAGACCGTTTGGCTCGTTTACAAGGTGTAGGTGAAGTCGGTTTATTTGGTTCGGGTGACTACGCAATGCGTGTGTGGCTCGACCCACAAAAAGTGGCGCAACGGAATCTCACAGCGACTGAAATTGTGAGCGCAATCCGTGAACAAAACATTCAGGTTGCAGCAGGTACCATTGGTGCATCACCAACCAATTCGCCTGTACAACTTTCAGTAAACGCTCAAGGTCGTTTAACGACTGAGCAAGAATTTGCAGATATCATTTTAAAAACTGCTCCTGATGGCGCTGTCACTCGCTTAGGTGATGTTGCTCGTGTTGAACTTGCAGCTTCACAATATGGCTTGCGTTCATTACTCGATAATAAACAAGCGGTCGCAATTCCAATTTTCCAAGCGCCGGGCGCTAATGCTTTGCAAGTTTCCGATCAAGTGCGTAGCACGATGAAAGAACTTTCAAAAGATTTTCCATCTTCAATTAAATACGACATTGTTTACGATCCAACCCAGTTCGTACGTGCCAGTATTAAAGCAGTCGTTCATACCTTGCTTGAAGCAATTGCACTGGTTGTTGTAGTTGTTATTTTATTCTTACAAACATGGCGTGCCTCAATCATTCCATTGCTTGCAGTACCAGTTTCAATTATTGGTACATTCGCGCTCATGCTTGCTTTTGGTTACTCAATTAATGCGCTTTCACTGTTCGGGATGGTACTTGCCATCGGCATTGTGGTCGATGACGCGATTGTGGTCGTCGAAAATGTCGAGAGGAATATTGAAGCAGGCTTAAGCCCAAGAGATGCAACTTATCGCGCCATGCGAGAAGTGAGTGGTCCAATTATTGCCATTGCTTTGACCCTTGTTGCAGTATTCGTACCTCTTGCCTTTATGACAGGCTTAACAGGGCAATTTTATAAACAATTTGCCATGACCATTGCCATTTCAACCGTTATTTCGGCATTTAACTCACTGACGCTCTCGCCGGCTTTAGCAGCTATGTTACTGAAAGGACATGATGCTAAACCTGATGCATTAACACGCATTATGAACCGGGTATTTGGACGTTTCTTTGCGCTGTTTAACCGTGTGTTTACCCGTGCGTCAGACAACTATGGTAAAGGTGTGAGTCGTGTTATCTCCCATAAAGCATCTGCAATGGGTGTATATGCAGCTCTTCTAGGCTTAACTGTTGGTATTTCTTATATTGTTCCGGGTGGCTTTGTTCCCGCTCAAGACAAACAATATTTGATTAGCTTTGCTCAATTGCCAAACGGCGCTTCATTAGATCGTACCGAAGCAGTCATTCGTAAAATGAGTGACACCGCACTTAAACAACCTGGTGTAGAAAGTGCTGTTGCCTTCCCTGGTCTATCAATTAACGGTTTTACCAACAGCTCAAGTGCGGGTATTGTCTTTGTAACCTTAAAACCATTCGATGAACGTAAGGCTAAAGACTTATCTGCAAATGCAATTGCTGGTGCTCTCAACCAGAAATATTCAGCAATTCAGGATGCATATATTGCAGTTTTCCCACCACCACCCGTGATGGGCTTAGGGACCATGGGCGGCTTTAAACTCCAACTCGAAGACCGAGGTGCCTTAGGCTATTCAGCCTTGAACGATGCTGCACAAAACTTTATGAAAGCAGCACAATCTGCCCCTGAACTTGGTCCAATGTTCTCAAGTTATCAAATTAACGTACCTCAACTAAACGTAGATCTGGACCGTGTCAAAGCCAAACAACAAGGTGTTGCTGTGACAGATGTTTTCAACACCATGCAGATTTATTTAGGTTCTCAATACGTTAACGACTTTAACCGCTTTGGACGTGTTTATCAGGTTCGAGCGCAAGCTGATGCACCTTTCCGAGCTAACCCTGAAGATATTTTGCAGCTTAAAACCCGTAACAGTGCCGGACAAATGGTGCCGTTATCTTCATTGGTGAATGTAACTCAGACTTATGGTCCTGAAATGGTAGTGCGTTATAACGGCTACACGTCAGCAGATATTAACGGTGGCCCTGCACCGGGCTATTCATCTAGCCAAGCAGAAGCAGCGGTTGAACGTATTGCTGCACAGACCTTACCACGTGGTATTAAGTTCGAATGGACAGATTTAACTTACCAAAAAATCTTGGCTGGTAACGCAGGACTTTGGGTATTCCCAATTAGCGTATTGCTCGTGTTCTTGGTGCTGGCTGCTCAATATGAAAGTCTAACTTTGCCTTTAGCTGTAATTTTAATTGTACCAATGGGGATTTTGGCAGCTCTGACGGGTGTTTGGCTGACAGGTGGAGATAACAACATCTTTACCCAAATTGGTCTGATGGTATTGGTCGGGCTAGCCTGTAAAAACGCCATCTTAATTGTCGAATTTGCGCGAGAACTTGAAATGCAAGGCGCAACTGCCTTTAAAGCAGCAGTTGAAGCAAGTCGTCTACGTTTGCGTCCAATTTTAATGACTTCTATTGCATTTATTATGGGTGTAGTCCCACTGGTTACCTCAACTGGTGCAGGGTCTGAAATGCGTCATGCGATGGGTATTGCAGTGTTCTTCGGCATGATCGGTGTAACGCTGTTTGGTTTGTTCCTGACCCCTGCCTTTTATGTCCTGATTCGTACATTGAACAGTAAACATAAATTGCATTCGGCAGCAGTTCATGAAGCACCTTTATCTAACCCACATGATCATTAA
- a CDS encoding YfhL family 4Fe-4S dicluster ferredoxin codes for MALLITSDCINCDMCLPECPNLAIFEGNKVYEIDPLRCTECVGFYDAPTCKAVCPIDCIKQDPAHIENQDQLLEKFKGLNLLS; via the coding sequence ATGGCACTTTTGATTACGAGTGACTGCATCAATTGTGATATGTGCTTACCGGAATGCCCGAACCTCGCTATTTTTGAAGGGAACAAAGTTTATGAAATTGATCCACTTCGTTGTACCGAATGTGTAGGCTTTTACGATGCGCCAACATGTAAAGCAGTTTGTCCAATTGATTGTATTAAACAAGATCCGGCCCATATTGAAAACCAAGATCAACTGCTAGAGAAATTTAAGGGACTAAATTTACTCAGCTAA
- the hisQ gene encoding histidine ABC transporter permease HisQ, giving the protein MFLSGYGPLLLNGTWMTIQLALLSLLLSVIIGLIGASSKLSNIKALRYIATAYTTLIRSVPDLVIMLLLFYSLQLGLNQITEALQMDQIDINPFVAGVITLAFIYGAYFTETFRGAFQSVPTGQIEAAMAYGMTPWQVFRRVLFPQMMRFALPGIGNNWQVLIKATALVSIIGLTDIVKITQDAGRSTMQLFFFSIVAAAIYLVITTVSNLILMWLERRYSAGVRKGQL; this is encoded by the coding sequence ATGTTTTTATCTGGCTATGGGCCACTCCTTCTCAACGGAACATGGATGACTATACAGCTTGCGCTGTTGTCACTTTTGCTTTCTGTCATTATTGGCTTAATTGGTGCGAGTTCAAAACTCTCTAATATTAAAGCTTTACGTTATATTGCGACTGCCTATACCACGCTCATTCGTAGTGTGCCTGACTTGGTGATTATGCTGCTGTTATTTTATAGCTTGCAGTTAGGTTTGAACCAAATTACTGAAGCACTGCAAATGGACCAGATTGATATCAATCCTTTTGTGGCTGGTGTGATTACTTTAGCATTCATTTATGGTGCATATTTTACCGAGACCTTTCGTGGTGCATTTCAATCGGTTCCAACGGGTCAAATTGAAGCAGCAATGGCCTATGGGATGACCCCTTGGCAGGTTTTTCGGCGTGTATTATTCCCTCAAATGATGCGTTTTGCATTGCCGGGTATTGGTAACAATTGGCAAGTTTTGATTAAGGCAACTGCACTGGTTTCGATTATTGGCCTAACTGACATTGTAAAAATTACGCAAGATGCGGGTAGAAGTACCATGCAACTATTCTTTTTCAGCATCGTGGCTGCTGCGATTTATTTGGTCATTACCACCGTGTCAAACCTGATTTTAATGTGGCTTGAGCGTCGTTATTCTGCTGGTGTGAGGAAGGGACAATTATGA
- a CDS encoding ATP-binding cassette domain-containing protein, which yields MEHVAKLVIRDLHKTFGDHEVLKGISLDANAGDVISIIGSSGSGKSTLLRCINFLEQPSNGTIKLNGEKLRTVFDKKGNLKVVDSKQLQKMRTQLMMVFQHFNLWSHMTVLENVIEGPIHVLGVKRAEAEERARKYLRKVGLPESVENKYPAFLSGGQQQRVAIARALAMEPEVMLFDEPTSALDPELVGEVLKVMQGLAEEGRTMIVVTHEMGFARHVSNQVIFLHQGKIEEQGHPDEVLNNPKSERLKQFLTGSLK from the coding sequence ATGGAACACGTTGCAAAACTAGTGATTCGTGATTTACACAAAACATTTGGCGATCATGAAGTACTGAAAGGGATATCACTTGATGCAAATGCTGGCGATGTAATTAGTATTATTGGTTCATCTGGTTCAGGTAAAAGTACTTTGCTGCGTTGTATCAACTTTTTGGAGCAACCGAGCAACGGCACCATTAAACTCAATGGTGAAAAACTACGCACAGTCTTTGATAAAAAAGGCAATTTAAAAGTTGTTGACTCAAAGCAACTACAAAAAATGCGTACCCAACTGATGATGGTGTTTCAGCACTTTAATTTATGGTCACACATGACAGTGCTTGAAAATGTCATTGAAGGGCCAATTCATGTGCTTGGGGTGAAGCGTGCTGAAGCCGAAGAGCGTGCAAGGAAATATCTACGCAAAGTTGGATTGCCTGAAAGTGTTGAAAATAAATATCCAGCTTTTTTATCTGGTGGTCAGCAGCAACGTGTAGCAATTGCTCGTGCTTTGGCGATGGAGCCTGAAGTCATGTTGTTTGATGAACCAACCAGTGCGCTTGATCCAGAGTTGGTGGGTGAAGTACTAAAAGTAATGCAGGGCTTGGCTGAAGAAGGACGTACCATGATTGTGGTGACACATGAAATGGGCTTTGCACGTCATGTGTCTAATCAGGTGATTTTCTTGCATCAAGGGAAAATTGAGGAGCAGGGCCATCCTGATGAAGTACTCAACAATCCAAAAAGTGAGCGTTTAAAGCAATTTTTGACGGGCAGTTTAAAATAA
- the abeS gene encoding multidrug efflux SMR transporter AbeS, whose translation MSYLYLAIAIVCEVIATSALKASQGFTVPIPSIITVVGYAIAFYLLSLTLKTIPIGIAYAIWSGAGIILISAIGWIFYKQHLDLAACIGLTLMIAGIIIINVFSKNTHL comes from the coding sequence ATGTCTTATCTTTATTTAGCAATTGCCATTGTTTGTGAAGTCATTGCAACTTCAGCTTTAAAAGCATCTCAAGGTTTTACTGTTCCCATTCCATCCATCATTACGGTTGTGGGTTATGCAATTGCTTTTTATTTACTGTCCCTGACATTAAAAACGATTCCGATCGGAATTGCATATGCCATTTGGTCAGGCGCGGGTATTATTTTAATTTCTGCAATTGGCTGGATATTTTACAAACAGCATTTAGATTTGGCGGCCTGTATTGGTCTTACTTTAATGATTGCAGGTATTATCATTATTAATGTGTTTTCTAAAAACACCCATCTATAA
- a CDS encoding ABC transporter substrate-binding protein, whose protein sequence is MASFMKKMFVSTTLVLAAVATNVQAKDWKVIRFGTESSYAPFEYKTPDGKLTGFDVDLGNAICAKLKAKCVWVENSFDGMIPALKAKKFDGILSSMTVTDERAKQILFSNKIYNTPTRMVAKKGSPLLPTAASLKGKRVGVQQGTIQETYAKAYWAPKGVGIVPYPTQDLIYQDMMSGRLDATLQDAIMVDGAFLKQPKGKNFTFVGSNVVDTKTLGVGAAIGLRKEDADLKANIDKALAAIIADGTYKKLEKKYFSFNIY, encoded by the coding sequence ATGGCAAGCTTTATGAAAAAAATGTTCGTTTCAACAACCTTAGTTTTGGCTGCTGTTGCAACGAATGTACAAGCAAAGGATTGGAAGGTGATTCGTTTTGGTACTGAGTCCTCTTATGCACCGTTTGAATATAAAACACCGGATGGCAAGTTAACTGGTTTTGACGTTGATTTGGGTAATGCCATTTGTGCAAAACTCAAAGCCAAGTGTGTTTGGGTTGAAAACTCTTTTGATGGAATGATTCCAGCACTTAAAGCGAAAAAGTTTGATGGCATTCTTTCATCAATGACAGTGACTGATGAACGTGCGAAACAAATTTTGTTTAGTAACAAAATCTATAATACGCCAACGCGTATGGTTGCAAAAAAAGGCTCACCGTTATTACCGACAGCTGCATCATTGAAAGGTAAGCGTGTAGGGGTACAACAGGGCACAATTCAAGAAACTTATGCTAAAGCTTATTGGGCACCAAAAGGTGTGGGCATTGTTCCTTATCCAACTCAAGACTTGATTTACCAAGACATGATGTCTGGTCGTTTAGATGCAACTTTACAAGATGCAATCATGGTTGATGGTGCTTTCTTAAAACAACCAAAAGGCAAAAACTTTACTTTTGTCGGCAGCAATGTGGTTGATACAAAAACACTGGGTGTAGGCGCAGCGATTGGTTTACGCAAAGAAGATGCAGATTTGAAAGCGAATATTGATAAAGCGCTCGCAGCAATCATTGCGGATGGAACATATAAGAAACTCGAGAAAAAATATTTCTCCTTTAACATTTACTAA